The Starkeya sp. ORNL1 DNA window TGCGATCTGGGTCGGCGTATAGAGGCCAGGCTCGAACGCCCAGGTGCGCGCCCACGGGCTTATGGCGATGCTGCCGGTAACGATGAGCCCGGCGCCCGCGCGCTGCGAGAAATAGCGCGCCGTGTCGGCCTCCGGTGCCCAGTCGGAGTTTCGCGCACGCGATCGCTCCATCGGCGCCATGACAATGCGGTTCTTGAGGTGGACAGGTCCCAGATCATACGGGTCGAACAGGGAGGACATAAGACAGCTCCATTGGAGAATTGATGCTCCAACCGAGCTAATCCATCTTGCGGTTGCTTATTAGCTGACCTCGAATCGACTCACTGTTGCGCCTGGAGCTATAACGAGTAGATGGACACACGTTTCGATGGCATCGCGGAATTCGTCGCGGTGGCGCGATTGGGGAGTTTCACGGCGGTGGCTGCGGAGCTTGGCGTGACCAAGTCCGCAGTCGGGCGGGCGGTTTCGCGGCTTGAGGCCCGATTGGGCTCCAAGTTGCTCCATCGGACGACACGTCGGCTGATCTTGACGCCTGCTGGCGAGGCCTGGCTCGAGCATTGCGTCGCCGCGCTTGCCGAACTCGATCGCGGCGAGAGCGCACTCTTACTGGCCCGGGACACGCCAGGTGGCGAAGTGCGGATCGATCTGCCCACAGCTTTCGGCCGGCTGCATGTCATGCCAGTGCTGCTCGAAGCGGCTGAACGCTATCCGGCACTACATCTCAATGTGAGTTTCACAGACCGGCGGGTCGACCTTCTTGGCGAAAACATCGACCTCGCGGTGAGAATTGGCAATCTTGATGACTCGGCTGAGCTGATCGCCCGCCAGATTGGAGTCCAGCACGTGGTGATCGTTGGAGCCCCTGGCTATATCGCAAAGCGGGGCACTCCTCGGTCCTTGGCCGATCTTGCAGTTCACGATTGCATCGTAGGGCGACGGCAAGGACATCGCGTTGCCTGGTTGGTGAAACAACCGGATGGCTCGATCGCGCGGCATGCTGTTTCCGTCAAACATGAAATCCAGGATTTCGAGACGGTGCAGAGCGCGGTGAGAGCAGGACACGGCCTTGCGCAGCTTCCATTATGGATGGTTCAAGACGACATCCGCGATGGAACGCTGCTGACGGTGCTGGATGGGATGTCCGGCGGCGAGGTGCCGATCAACGTCCTTTGGCCACGCACCAAGGCTCTGCCGGCCAAGATAAGAGTTCTCGTAGACGCTTTGGTTCGAGGCCTGCGCGAACTATCGACTGCTATTGCCTAGGCGACATCGCCGTCACATCGCGGAGCCTGCGAAGTATGGTCAGCACCCCGTCCTCACTTCGACACCGACGCGAACACGCAGAATCCCGGCTGCATCAGACGCCCTCCAACTATGGAAGATAGACTTGGGATATCTTGCCATTCATCCCTGGATCAGACTTGCCGGTAAGCGGTCGTTGGAGGTTTCCGGCTGATCCATGCCAAACCGCTAGATCGGTCGAGCAGGTTATCGCCACGAGTGACTAGCTGGCGCCCCACGGAGGAAGGGACGCCCAAAGCGTCACCGCCACCGTGTGTGCGCTCTCAGTCCGGACAGGGCTGCCCGGCAGCTCCCCATAGAGCCATGTCCTTGACATGATCCTCGAAGGTTCCCGGTGGAGTCGTGCGGCCGGCGCCGGGCTCCCATCCCCTGGGGATGAATCCGTTTAGCGATGCATCGTGCCGCAAATGCTCAACGAGGCCGACAGCGTCGCGACCGCCATTCCGCTTGGAATCCTTAAGTTGGGCACAGATCTCGGCGCCACTCTTGCCAAACCAGATGAATTCTACGGGTGCAAGCTGCCAGTCGATGCCGGCATGCAAGGGCGCCGGTGCGGGGGGATTTGGCAATGATGAAGTGACATGGCACGTCGAGCACGGAACCGTTTCCGCTCCAATGCGGCTTTTTCCGCCATGGATGTTCATGCCGTGTACTCGGGATTTGCTTTCGCCGGCCGGCGTCCAGATCGGCACAGCCTTCGCATCGACATGGCAATTGGCGCAACGCGGATGCGTCACCACTGCCTCAATTCTCTTCCAGGCCTGCAGCCCCTCGCCCCGGCTGACGCTGCCCATTGGCAACGCATCTTTCGACTCTTCCTTGGCCAAAACAAAGCCCGTAAAGGCGAAGATTGATGAACTGGCAAATGCGAGCGCAATCAAAGATATCCTTCTCATGGCCCGCCCTCACACGAAATCGACGAATTTGTTGAAAGGCATTTCTCGGATGCGTTTGCCCGTCGCGGCGAAGATGGCATTGGCCAGCGCTGGCGCCGCAGGTGGCACGGGTGGCTCCCCGATGCCCCTGACCGTGTAGTCGTTCTCAAGACCGCGCACCTCGATCACCGGGCATTGATACATGCGCATGGATTCGTGGTGGTTGTAGTTCGTCTGCTGTACCGCCCCCTTGGCATAGGTGAGTTCGCAGTTCATGGCGTGGCCAAGACCCCAGACGACGCCGCCCTGGACGAGATTCTGGAAGTTGACAGGATCCACCACCTTGCCGACATCGGCTGCCACCCAGACCTTGTCGATCTTGATGCCCGCGTCGGTCATAGTCACTTCGACGATCTCGGCGACGGCCGTTCCGAACGACTCGACAAACGCAACGCCGCGGCCCTTTCCGCTTCCAAGCGGGCCCTTCCAGTCCGCCATCTCGCCAACGGTTTCCAGCAGCTTCCGGTAGATCGGAATCCTGCACATCGCGATGCGCGCCGTGAGCGGGTCGAGCCCCGCGGCGTGAATCAATTCGTCGATGAAACCCTCGGTGAAGAATCCATTGGCGGATGCCCCTACGGACCGCCAGGTCGTGGAGGGTGACAGTCCTTGCACTTCGAAGCTTGTCGCCCGGTAATTCGGGATGTCGTAGTAAACGTTCCAGATTCCGACCCCCAGCTGGCCATCGGGGTCTTTCGAGGGTGAGCCCATCCTTGCCAAGAGCTCCTTGAACGGCGCTGTTGCGGCCACCTGCAAATCAGCCGCGACGATCCTTCCATCCTTGACGCTTCCCCTGCAGCGGCCCATCGCGATCTGCCGGGGAATGTCCTGCAGGAAGTCCTCCTCCCGCGAGAAGATGAGCTTCACCGGCGTCCCGCGCAGCTGGTTCGCGATCTCGGCAAGCACTCTGATATTCTCGAATTCGAGCCGATGCCCGAAGCTGCCGCCCATCCATTCGTTATGAAAGGTCACTTGTTCCGGCTTCATGCCGATCGCCGTGGCCGCGATGTACTGCACGGATTGCGGCGTTTGGTGGCCAACCCAGATTTCCATTCCCTTGTCGGTAACGATGCCTATGCCGTTGAGCGGCTCCAGCGGCTGATGGCCCACATAGGGTGCGCGATATTCCGCCTCGATCAGCGTCCCGTCTTTCAATCCAGCGTCGATATTCCCGTCGTTGCGCCATTCCTTGGCGAGGAACTGTGGAGTGAAGGATGAGGCCACGGTTTTCCAATGGTCGGCCTGCTCGGCCGGATATCTGCTCGGCTCCCATACGCAGTCGACAAGCTCGGCCGCCTGCATCGC harbors:
- a CDS encoding LysR family transcriptional regulator, translating into MDTRFDGIAEFVAVARLGSFTAVAAELGVTKSAVGRAVSRLEARLGSKLLHRTTRRLILTPAGEAWLEHCVAALAELDRGESALLLARDTPGGEVRIDLPTAFGRLHVMPVLLEAAERYPALHLNVSFTDRRVDLLGENIDLAVRIGNLDDSAELIARQIGVQHVVIVGAPGYIAKRGTPRSLADLAVHDCIVGRRQGHRVAWLVKQPDGSIARHAVSVKHEIQDFETVQSAVRAGHGLAQLPLWMVQDDIRDGTLLTVLDGMSGGEVPINVLWPRTKALPAKIRVLVDALVRGLRELSTAIA
- a CDS encoding molybdopterin cofactor-binding domain-containing protein — its product is MGEMPGLSRRTFVFGSVSVAGGVAFGQYGQAQQAPSSAAATNPLMADLGPNSVTFNPWVEISPEKITLIAQHADKGQGVGSIQPLMIAEELDVEPGQFEIRFAGPSPAYFNTGFAHELAPFMAPDQSPEAEKARAAALEWLRKAGLQMTGGSSTIPDTYEKLRMAGAIARETLKAAAARRSGVAAADLRTEAGNVILPNGTKIPYVALSADAAKITPVVVAKLREPSQWRFIGKPMERLDIRPKVTGEMKFGIDRKMDGMVYAAVKLNPNKGQPIKSYDASKAQSMPGVQKILKVSNGIAVIATNSWYAMQAAELVDCVWEPSRYPAEQADHWKTVASSFTPQFLAKEWRNDGNIDAGLKDGTLIEAEYRAPYVGHQPLEPLNGIGIVTDKGMEIWVGHQTPQSVQYIAATAIGMKPEQVTFHNEWMGGSFGHRLEFENIRVLAEIANQLRGTPVKLIFSREEDFLQDIPRQIAMGRCRGSVKDGRIVAADLQVAATAPFKELLARMGSPSKDPDGQLGVGIWNVYYDIPNYRATSFEVQGLSPSTTWRSVGASANGFFTEGFIDELIHAAGLDPLTARIAMCRIPIYRKLLETVGEMADWKGPLGSGKGRGVAFVESFGTAVAEIVEVTMTDAGIKIDKVWVAADVGKVVDPVNFQNLVQGGVVWGLGHAMNCELTYAKGAVQQTNYNHHESMRMYQCPVIEVRGLENDYTVRGIGEPPVPPAAPALANAIFAATGKRIREMPFNKFVDFV